The Perca fluviatilis chromosome 24, GENO_Pfluv_1.0, whole genome shotgun sequence genome has a window encoding:
- the nhej1 gene encoding non-homologous end-joining factor 1, which translates to MEPRGTSADVLLQRPWLPVSISGWRLLTKSWFGETAYHILLTDVHGVWEERMDSAALQKRAQELNRRLRAPVKAFFSHLCEVVQPCLSGSDARPDSEAQISLTRQDDGNISIKLKSELAGLPFYWEFHCTPAPVTVVCVQLVRPLLVMSHLLQQQVEQLGGLLGRKDAEIQDYRENGATLSRERLQTDVFEEQTYREDFMLKTLPLLCSEQPDAHGFDADLQHLYAAVVSRGNTRKRKLSEERSAEEDQPAAAEEEADVPSSLGGSVTNSDTGDEDAQEDAAGAKMADGPAAVQQSLPVTSKTAERPSSKPKKKKVVGLFR; encoded by the exons ATGGAGCCCCGAGGAACTTCCGCTGACGTCCTCCTGCAGCGTCCCTGGCTTCCTGTGAGCATCAGCGGCTGGCGGCTCCTCACTAAGAGCTGGTTTGGGGAAACGGCGTACCACATCCTGCTGACAGACGTGCACGGTGTGTGGGAGGAGAGGATGGACTCTGCAGCCCTCCAGAAGAGAGCACAG GAGCTGAACAGACGTTTGCGAGCCCCGGTCAAAGCGTTCTTCTCCCACCTGTGTGAAGTGGTCCAACCCTGCCTGTCAGGAAGTGACGCGCGGCCCGACAGTGAGGCTCAGATCTCCCTGACGCGGCAGGACGACGGAAACATCAGCATCAAGCTGAAGAGTGAGCTCGCAGGGCTGCCCTTCTACTGGGAGTTTCACTGCACCCCCGCCCCCGTCACTGTG gtGTGTGTTCAGCTGGTGCGCCCCCTGCTGGTGATGAGCCacctgctgcagcagcaggtgGAGCAGCTCGGAGGACTGCTGGGCAGGAAGGACGCAGAGATCCAGGACTACAGAGAGAACGGAGCAACACTCagcagag AGCGGCTGCAGACGGACGTCTTTGAGGAGCAAACCTATAGAGAGGACTTCATGTTGAAG ACTCTTCCTCTGCTGTGTTCTGAGCAGCCGGACGCTCACGGCTTCGACGCCGACCTCCAACACCTGTACGCAGCTGTCGTCTCCCGCGGGAACACACGGAAACGCAAACTGTCCGAGGAGCGCTCTGCTGAGGAGGACCAACCAGCCGCCGCCGAAGAAGAAGCAGACGTCCCCTCGTCTTTAG GTGGATCTGTCACCAATAGCGACACGGGTGACGAGGACGCGCAGGAGGACGCAGCCGGAGCCAAGATGGCCGACGGACCCGCCGCAGTACAGCAG TCTCTACCGGTCACCTCCAAAACTGCAGAGCGACCGTCCTCCaaaccaaagaagaagaaagtcgTGGGACTGTTCAGATGA